In Eupeodes corollae chromosome 3, idEupCoro1.1, whole genome shotgun sequence, a single genomic region encodes these proteins:
- the LOC129952134 gene encoding NPC intracellular cholesterol transporter 1 isoform X6, with the protein MSINSRLKSGSSSSSSSSSSRLISVSMPNTTTPTTKRTACRNARCIPVKLLFVAVIFATLIVESFQADGQCIWYGVCNTKPGALNQYCSYNGSAQAISPDGLEALKVRCPHLLENGQKEFCCDAQQIKILNSNIGKAATFLDRCPSCMGNLVRHMCDYTCSPNQSNFLYVNSTKTSKDGKLYVSAVDLHITTDYLNSTYKSCSQVSVPSTGQLALDIMCGEYPASRCSATKWFHFLGDTESNSFVPFQINYIQHADKSQIINGYAPVDPLTVPCSSPLNNKTLPCSCSDCEASCPIPPPEPPLPQQFTIFGFDAYSVIMLVVFLVGSLLFLMGVCLFPSKNAEGLMGDVLDSRLYNSTVGRRLAGHTNNDVTAEQEDSPLQSKRSSDGADTEVDGVQTDTIDMVDDDPSNIFDQLGADTEKYLEAFFTAWGTFFATYPWLTLLGGVFFVAFLGCGIKFLHITTDPVQLWASPQSRSRIEREYFDSTFQPFYRIEQIIIKAVDMPQIIHNTSNGPITFGPVFDKQFLLDVYSLQEAIKAIGQEEGKGLEKICYAPLTAAYTGPVTTNDCVVQSLWGYFKDDLETFEETSDENGYEINYLDTIYQCMGNPYLCLAQYGGPIDPAIALGGFLKEGEQFSDSTKYETADAMILTFLVNNHHNKDKLQAALEWEEKYVKLMQNYTKYNMSKNMDIAFSSERSIEDELNRESQSDVPTILVSYLIMFLYIAISLGQVQETSRAFIDVKITLGIGGVVIVLASVVCSVGAFGFIGLPATLIIVEVIPFLVLAVGVDNIFILVQTYQRDPRKPTETHEEHIGRILGRVGPSMLLTSVSESCCFFLGGLSDMPAVKAFALYAGMALFIDFLLQITCFISLLTLDTKRQNENRFDICCCIRGKKADPSQFTEGLLYKFFRSVYVPFLMKKNIRILVMIVFFGWLCSSVAIAPRIDIGLDQELSMPEDSFVLHYFQSLKKFLGIGPPVYFVLKSGLNFTQTKEQNLVCAGQFCNDDSVLTQLYMASKLSNRTYIARPASSWIDDYFDWVTNPSSCCRVDPKTNGFCPHYDTSCDVCEMQNNSMSNMKRPTEHDFNKYLPYFLMDNPDDSCSKGGHPAYGDAVKYVAKPNGSLEIGASHFMAYHSILKTSADYYLALRSARTISANITNMIRGRLMSQGVPLSEALKIEVFPYSVFYVFYEQYLTMWPDTLKSMSISVMAIFIVTYFLMGFDIHSSLVVVITITMIVINLGGVMYHWNISLNAVSLVNLVMAVGISVEFCSHLVHSFAISVQSTREKRAADCLTKMGSSIFSGITLTKFAGILVLAHAKSQIFQVFYFRMYLGIVLIGAAHGLIFLPVLLSYIGAPMNKVKLENFRRQHYRVQETSLSTA; encoded by the exons gCTGATGGTCAATGTATTTGGTATGGAGTTTGTAATACAAAACCAGGTGCGCTTAATCAATATTGTTCATATAATGGTTCGGCGCAAGCGATTTCTCCAGATGGTTTGGAGGCATTAAAAGTAAGATGTCCACATCTCTTAGAAAATGGCCAAAAGGAATTTTGCTGTGATGCTCAACAG ataaaaattcttaataGCAACATTGGGAAAGCAGCTACCTTCCTTGATCGATGTCCGTCCTGCATGGGTAATTTAGTACGTCATATGTGTGACTATACGTGTTCGCCCAATCAATCGAATTTCCTATATgtaaattctacaaaaacatcaaaagatg GTAAATTGTATGTCAGTGCGGTGGATTTACATATAACCACTGATTATCTTAATTCTACTTACAAATCCTGCTCTCAG gtttCTGTTCCATCGACAGGACAATTAGCATTGGATATTATGTGCGGAGAATATCCAGCTTCAAGATGTAGTGCAACAAAGTGGTTTCACTTTCTTGGCGATACCGAAAGCAATTCATTTGTcccatttcaaataaattatatacaacaTGCCGATAAGTCACAGATAATTAACGGTTATGCGCCAGTTGATCCATTAACAGTTCCTTGCAGCAGTCCATTAAAT AATAAAACACTTCCATGTTCCTGTTCTGATTGTGAAGCATCTTGTCCAATACCACCACCAGAACCGCCTCTTCCACAACAGTTTACTATTTTCGGTTTCGATGCATATTCTGTGATAATGTTGGTAGTATTCTTAGTGGGTTCTTTGCTATTTTTGATGGGTGTCTGTCTGTTTCCATCTAAAAATGCTGAAG GTTTGATGGGTGATGTTTTGGATAGCAGGCTTTATAATTCAACCGTTGGACGACGTTTAGCAGGACATACAAATAACGATGTGACAGCCGAACAAGAAGACTCCCCACTCCAATCAAAGCGATCCA GTGATGGAGCTGATACAGAAGTTGATGGTGTCCAAACCGATACCATTGATATGGTCGATGATGacccatcaaatatttttgatcaaTTAGGAGCTGATACCGAAAAGTATTTGGAAGCATTCTTTACAGCTTGGGGAACATTTTTTGCTACATATCCATGGTTGACACTCCTAGGAG GTGTCTTTTTTGTTGCATTCCTCGGATGTGGTATTAAATTCCTGCACATAACCACAGATCCAGTCCAGCTGTGGGCATCGCCACAATCTCGATCTCGTATTGAACGTGAATACTTTGACTCAACATTCCAGCCATTCTACAGAATCGAACAA ataattATAAAAGCAGTCGATATGCCTCAAATCATACACAATACCTCAAATGGTCCAATTACATTTGGACCAGTATTTGATAAACAATTTTTGCTAGATGTTTATAGTCTCCAGGAAGCAATTAAAGCCATCGGTCAGGAAGAAGGCAAGGGTTTGGAGAAGATTTGCTATGCTCCACTCACAGCAGCCTATACAGGACCTGTGACCACAAATGATTGTGTTGTACAATCGCTGTGGGGCTATTTTAAAGATGATCTGGAAACATTCGAGGAAACCTCCGATGAAAATGGTTACGAAATTAACTATTTGGATACGATCTATCAATGTATGGGAAATCCTTACCTTTGTTTGGCTCAATATGGTGGTCCAATTGATCCGGCTATTGCGTTAGGAGGTTTTCTGAAAGAAGGCGAACAGTTTTCCGATTCAACAAAATACGAAACAGCTGATGCTATGATCTTAACATTCCTCGTGAATAATCATCATAACAAGGATAAGCTTCAAGCAGCTTTGGAATGGGAGGAAAAGTATGTGAAACTGATGCAGAACTACACCAAATACAACATGAGCAAGAACATGGACATTGCATTTTCATCAGAGCGGTCGATTGAAGACGAACTCAATCGGGAATCACAGTCGGATGTGCCGACAATTTTGGTATCTTATCTGATTATGTTCCTTTATATTGCCATCTCTCTGGGTCAAGTGCAGGAGACAAGTCGTGCATTTATCGATGTCAAAATCACACTTGGCATTGGAGGTGTTGTGATTGTGCTTGCATCTGTAGTGTGCTCTGTTGGTGCCTTCGGATTCATTGGATTGCCAGCGACTTTGATCATCGTTGAAGTAATACCGTTTCTTGTGTTGGCTGTCGGGGTGGATAACATCTTTATTTTGGTTCAAACATACCAGCGGGATCCTCGCAAACCCACAGAGACCCATGAAGAACACATTGGACGAATTCTTGGTCGTGTTGGTCCATCGATGCTGCTCACTTCGGTTAGTGAAAGTTGTTGTTTCTTCCTCGGTGGACTGTCGGATATGCCAGCAGTGAAGGCGTTTGCTCTTTACGCCGGTATGGCTCTGTTCATTGACTTCTTGCTGCAAATCACCTGCTTCATCAGTTTGCTGACATTGGACACAAAACGACAAAATGAAAACCGTTTTGATATCTGCTGCTGCATCCGGGGCAAGAAAGCCGATCCATCGCAATTCACCGAAGGACTGCTCTATAAATTCTTCAGGAGTGTCTATGTTCCTTTCTTGATGAAGAAGAATATTCGCATTTTGGTGATGATTGTCTTCTTCGGTTGGCTATGTTCTAGCGTGGCGATAGCGCCAAGAATCGATATCGGATTGGATCAGGAACTCTCGATGCCCGAAGATAGTTTTGTGTTGCACTATTTCCAGTCGTTGAAAAAATTCTTAGGAATTGGACCACCGGTTTATTTTGTACTGAAATCTGGTTTGAATTTCACCCAAACCAAAGAACAGAACTTGGTGTGTGCGGGACAATTTTGCAATGACGATAGTGTCCTCACACAACTCTACATGGCAAGCAAGCTTTCAAATAGAACATATATTGCACGACCAGCGTCAAGTTGGATTGATGATTACTTCGATTGGGTTACGAATCCAAGTTCTTGCTGTCGAGTCGACCCAAAAACCAATGGTTTCTGTCCTCATTATG ACACATCATGTGATGTATGTGAAATGCAAAACAACTCCATGAGCAACATGAAACGACCAACTGAACATGATTTCAATAAATATCTGCCGTACTTCTTAATGGACAATCCAGATGATTCGTGTTCCAAAGGTGGACATCCAGCCTATGGTGACGCTGTCAAATATGTGGCCAAACCAAATGGTTCTCTAGAGATTGGCGCATCACACTTCATGGCCTACCATTCGATTCTAAAAACATCAGCGGATTATTACTTAGCACTTCGATCGGCTCGGACAATATCAGCCAACATAACGAACATGATTCGAGGGCGACTTATGTCACAGGGTGTACCATTGAGTGAGGCACTCAAAATCGAAGTATTCCCTTATTCAGTATTCTATGTTTTCTACGAGCAATACCTGACTATGTGGCCGGACACCCTGAAGAGTATGAGTATCTCTGTGATGGCTATCTTCATTGTTACTTATTTCTTGATGGGTTTCGATATACACTCATCGCTTGTTGTCGTCATCACAATAACAATGATTGTGATTAATCTTGGTGGTGTTATGTACCATTGGAATATATCCCTCAACGCTGTGTCGCTGGTCAATCTTGTGATGGCCGTTGGTATATCAGTTGAATTCTGTTCACATTTAGTGCATAGTTTTGCTATTTCGGTTCAAAGTACGCGAGAGAAACGTGCTGCCGATTGTCTCACAAAAATGGGCAGTTCTATATTCTCGGGCATAACATTAACTAAGTTTGCTGGAATTTTAGTTCTGGCACATGCCAAGAGTCAGATATTCCAAGTTTTCTACTTCAGAATGTACCTAGGCATTGTGTTGATTGGTGCTGCCCATGGTCTCATTTTTCTGCCTGTGCTGCTAAGCTATATtg gtgcGCCCATGAATAAAGTGAAACTGGAAAATTTTAGACGTCAGCATTATAGAGTGCAAGAAACATCACTTTCGACT gCGTGA
- the LOC129952134 gene encoding NPC intracellular cholesterol transporter 1 isoform X5: MSINSRLKSGSSSSSSSSSSRLISVSMPNTTTPTTKRTACRNARCIPVKLLFVAVIFATLIVESFQADGQCIWYGVCNTKPGALNQYCSYNGSAQAISPDGLEALKVRCPHLLENGQKEFCCDAQQIKILNSNIGKAATFLDRCPSCMGNLVRHMCDYTCSPNQSNFLYVNSTKTSKDGKLYVSAVDLHITTDYLNSTYKSCSQVSVPSTGQLALDIMCGEYPASRCSATKWFHFLGDTESNSFVPFQINYIQHADKSQIINGYAPVDPLTVPCSSPLNNKTLPCSCSDCEASCPIPPPEPPLPQQFTIFGFDAYSVIMLVVFLVGSLLFLMGVCLFPSKNAEGLMGDVLDSRLYNSTVGRRLAGHTNNDVTAEQEDSPLQSKRSSISGDGADTEVDGVQTDTIDMVDDDPSNIFDQLGADTEKYLEAFFTAWGTFFATYPWLTLLGGVFFVAFLGCGIKFLHITTDPVQLWASPQSRSRIEREYFDSTFQPFYRIEQIIIKAVDMPQIIHNTSNGPITFGPVFDKQFLLDVYSLQEAIKAIGQEEGKGLEKICYAPLTAAYTGPVTTNDCVVQSLWGYFKDDLETFEETSDENGYEINYLDTIYQCMGNPYLCLAQYGGPIDPAIALGGFLKEGEQFSDSTKYETADAMILTFLVNNHHNKDKLQAALEWEEKYVKLMQNYTKYNMSKNMDIAFSSERSIEDELNRESQSDVPTILVSYLIMFLYIAISLGQVQETSRAFIDVKITLGIGGVVIVLASVVCSVGAFGFIGLPATLIIVEVIPFLVLAVGVDNIFILVQTYQRDPRKPTETHEEHIGRILGRVGPSMLLTSVSESCCFFLGGLSDMPAVKAFALYAGMALFIDFLLQITCFISLLTLDTKRQNENRFDICCCIRGKKADPSQFTEGLLYKFFRSVYVPFLMKKNIRILVMIVFFGWLCSSVAIAPRIDIGLDQELSMPEDSFVLHYFQSLKKFLGIGPPVYFVLKSGLNFTQTKEQNLVCAGQFCNDDSVLTQLYMASKLSNRTYIARPASSWIDDYFDWVTNPSSCCRVDPKTNGFCPHYDTSCDVCEMQNNSMSNMKRPTEHDFNKYLPYFLMDNPDDSCSKGGHPAYGDAVKYVAKPNGSLEIGASHFMAYHSILKTSADYYLALRSARTISANITNMIRGRLMSQGVPLSEALKIEVFPYSVFYVFYEQYLTMWPDTLKSMSISVMAIFIVTYFLMGFDIHSSLVVVITITMIVINLGGVMYHWNISLNAVSLVNLVMAVGISVEFCSHLVHSFAISVQSTREKRAADCLTKMGSSIFSGITLTKFAGILVLAHAKSQIFQVFYFRMYLGIVLIGAAHGLIFLPVLLSYIGAPMNKVKLENFRRQHYRVQETSLSTA, translated from the exons gCTGATGGTCAATGTATTTGGTATGGAGTTTGTAATACAAAACCAGGTGCGCTTAATCAATATTGTTCATATAATGGTTCGGCGCAAGCGATTTCTCCAGATGGTTTGGAGGCATTAAAAGTAAGATGTCCACATCTCTTAGAAAATGGCCAAAAGGAATTTTGCTGTGATGCTCAACAG ataaaaattcttaataGCAACATTGGGAAAGCAGCTACCTTCCTTGATCGATGTCCGTCCTGCATGGGTAATTTAGTACGTCATATGTGTGACTATACGTGTTCGCCCAATCAATCGAATTTCCTATATgtaaattctacaaaaacatcaaaagatg GTAAATTGTATGTCAGTGCGGTGGATTTACATATAACCACTGATTATCTTAATTCTACTTACAAATCCTGCTCTCAG gtttCTGTTCCATCGACAGGACAATTAGCATTGGATATTATGTGCGGAGAATATCCAGCTTCAAGATGTAGTGCAACAAAGTGGTTTCACTTTCTTGGCGATACCGAAAGCAATTCATTTGTcccatttcaaataaattatatacaacaTGCCGATAAGTCACAGATAATTAACGGTTATGCGCCAGTTGATCCATTAACAGTTCCTTGCAGCAGTCCATTAAAT AATAAAACACTTCCATGTTCCTGTTCTGATTGTGAAGCATCTTGTCCAATACCACCACCAGAACCGCCTCTTCCACAACAGTTTACTATTTTCGGTTTCGATGCATATTCTGTGATAATGTTGGTAGTATTCTTAGTGGGTTCTTTGCTATTTTTGATGGGTGTCTGTCTGTTTCCATCTAAAAATGCTGAAG GTTTGATGGGTGATGTTTTGGATAGCAGGCTTTATAATTCAACCGTTGGACGACGTTTAGCAGGACATACAAATAACGATGTGACAGCCGAACAAGAAGACTCCCCACTCCAATCAAAGCGATCCA GCATTTCAGGTGATGGAGCTGATACAGAAGTTGATGGTGTCCAAACCGATACCATTGATATGGTCGATGATGacccatcaaatatttttgatcaaTTAGGAGCTGATACCGAAAAGTATTTGGAAGCATTCTTTACAGCTTGGGGAACATTTTTTGCTACATATCCATGGTTGACACTCCTAGGAG GTGTCTTTTTTGTTGCATTCCTCGGATGTGGTATTAAATTCCTGCACATAACCACAGATCCAGTCCAGCTGTGGGCATCGCCACAATCTCGATCTCGTATTGAACGTGAATACTTTGACTCAACATTCCAGCCATTCTACAGAATCGAACAA ataattATAAAAGCAGTCGATATGCCTCAAATCATACACAATACCTCAAATGGTCCAATTACATTTGGACCAGTATTTGATAAACAATTTTTGCTAGATGTTTATAGTCTCCAGGAAGCAATTAAAGCCATCGGTCAGGAAGAAGGCAAGGGTTTGGAGAAGATTTGCTATGCTCCACTCACAGCAGCCTATACAGGACCTGTGACCACAAATGATTGTGTTGTACAATCGCTGTGGGGCTATTTTAAAGATGATCTGGAAACATTCGAGGAAACCTCCGATGAAAATGGTTACGAAATTAACTATTTGGATACGATCTATCAATGTATGGGAAATCCTTACCTTTGTTTGGCTCAATATGGTGGTCCAATTGATCCGGCTATTGCGTTAGGAGGTTTTCTGAAAGAAGGCGAACAGTTTTCCGATTCAACAAAATACGAAACAGCTGATGCTATGATCTTAACATTCCTCGTGAATAATCATCATAACAAGGATAAGCTTCAAGCAGCTTTGGAATGGGAGGAAAAGTATGTGAAACTGATGCAGAACTACACCAAATACAACATGAGCAAGAACATGGACATTGCATTTTCATCAGAGCGGTCGATTGAAGACGAACTCAATCGGGAATCACAGTCGGATGTGCCGACAATTTTGGTATCTTATCTGATTATGTTCCTTTATATTGCCATCTCTCTGGGTCAAGTGCAGGAGACAAGTCGTGCATTTATCGATGTCAAAATCACACTTGGCATTGGAGGTGTTGTGATTGTGCTTGCATCTGTAGTGTGCTCTGTTGGTGCCTTCGGATTCATTGGATTGCCAGCGACTTTGATCATCGTTGAAGTAATACCGTTTCTTGTGTTGGCTGTCGGGGTGGATAACATCTTTATTTTGGTTCAAACATACCAGCGGGATCCTCGCAAACCCACAGAGACCCATGAAGAACACATTGGACGAATTCTTGGTCGTGTTGGTCCATCGATGCTGCTCACTTCGGTTAGTGAAAGTTGTTGTTTCTTCCTCGGTGGACTGTCGGATATGCCAGCAGTGAAGGCGTTTGCTCTTTACGCCGGTATGGCTCTGTTCATTGACTTCTTGCTGCAAATCACCTGCTTCATCAGTTTGCTGACATTGGACACAAAACGACAAAATGAAAACCGTTTTGATATCTGCTGCTGCATCCGGGGCAAGAAAGCCGATCCATCGCAATTCACCGAAGGACTGCTCTATAAATTCTTCAGGAGTGTCTATGTTCCTTTCTTGATGAAGAAGAATATTCGCATTTTGGTGATGATTGTCTTCTTCGGTTGGCTATGTTCTAGCGTGGCGATAGCGCCAAGAATCGATATCGGATTGGATCAGGAACTCTCGATGCCCGAAGATAGTTTTGTGTTGCACTATTTCCAGTCGTTGAAAAAATTCTTAGGAATTGGACCACCGGTTTATTTTGTACTGAAATCTGGTTTGAATTTCACCCAAACCAAAGAACAGAACTTGGTGTGTGCGGGACAATTTTGCAATGACGATAGTGTCCTCACACAACTCTACATGGCAAGCAAGCTTTCAAATAGAACATATATTGCACGACCAGCGTCAAGTTGGATTGATGATTACTTCGATTGGGTTACGAATCCAAGTTCTTGCTGTCGAGTCGACCCAAAAACCAATGGTTTCTGTCCTCATTATG ACACATCATGTGATGTATGTGAAATGCAAAACAACTCCATGAGCAACATGAAACGACCAACTGAACATGATTTCAATAAATATCTGCCGTACTTCTTAATGGACAATCCAGATGATTCGTGTTCCAAAGGTGGACATCCAGCCTATGGTGACGCTGTCAAATATGTGGCCAAACCAAATGGTTCTCTAGAGATTGGCGCATCACACTTCATGGCCTACCATTCGATTCTAAAAACATCAGCGGATTATTACTTAGCACTTCGATCGGCTCGGACAATATCAGCCAACATAACGAACATGATTCGAGGGCGACTTATGTCACAGGGTGTACCATTGAGTGAGGCACTCAAAATCGAAGTATTCCCTTATTCAGTATTCTATGTTTTCTACGAGCAATACCTGACTATGTGGCCGGACACCCTGAAGAGTATGAGTATCTCTGTGATGGCTATCTTCATTGTTACTTATTTCTTGATGGGTTTCGATATACACTCATCGCTTGTTGTCGTCATCACAATAACAATGATTGTGATTAATCTTGGTGGTGTTATGTACCATTGGAATATATCCCTCAACGCTGTGTCGCTGGTCAATCTTGTGATGGCCGTTGGTATATCAGTTGAATTCTGTTCACATTTAGTGCATAGTTTTGCTATTTCGGTTCAAAGTACGCGAGAGAAACGTGCTGCCGATTGTCTCACAAAAATGGGCAGTTCTATATTCTCGGGCATAACATTAACTAAGTTTGCTGGAATTTTAGTTCTGGCACATGCCAAGAGTCAGATATTCCAAGTTTTCTACTTCAGAATGTACCTAGGCATTGTGTTGATTGGTGCTGCCCATGGTCTCATTTTTCTGCCTGTGCTGCTAAGCTATATtg gtgcGCCCATGAATAAAGTGAAACTGGAAAATTTTAGACGTCAGCATTATAGAGTGCAAGAAACATCACTTTCGACT gCGTGA